A stretch of Mytilus edulis chromosome 11, xbMytEdul2.2, whole genome shotgun sequence DNA encodes these proteins:
- the LOC139495703 gene encoding uncharacterized protein: MGRYQCGCFSETFHDTFTNTDQIEHNNICGQHPSQESAKEGHDKKFKMEQVIGKAREMLMAQMDSDNVAHHLATRNVITVEDKNKVFKIKSKYMKAERLLKRVIESNNSSLHHLRMALIKADQKDLLKYISERNEQYVEFDDDDLTKSLEGRCMIPLQGDSYVVAKTYNDKILINIRNYRKVAEKKYPTKQGVSLTLSRWLELKSQKDYINSIFQLVTDGESVDEELIHLGGGVYVTLNSKYPNVDLRHFWKPEDSDKPVPTKRGITLNKIKWNKLCDVMTIMTDFVPELNNAIVCEYTHYNEMELQKCSECHPFSDEDEEEVSQNQEGDFQIMKPIIMHDHESE, translated from the coding sequence aTGGGCAGATATCAATGTGGttgtttttctgaaacatttcaTGATACTTTTACTAATACTGATCAAATTGAACACAACAACATTTGTGGACAACACCCATCACAAGAATCAGCTAAAGAAGGCCATGACAAGAAATTTAAAATGGAACAGGTTATAGGAAAAGCTCGAGAAATGTTAATGGCACAAATGGATTCTGATAATGTGGCGCATCATTTGGCAACAAGAAACGTCATAACCGTAGAAGATAAAAACAAAGTGTTCAAGATTAAATCTAAATATATGAAAGCTGAGAGACTTTTGAAACGTGTTATTGAGTCGAACAATTCATCTCTTCACCATTTGAGGATGGCTTTAATCAAGGCAGACCAGAAAGATCTATTGAAGTATATAAGTGAAAGAAATGAGCAATACGTAGAGTTTGATGATGATGATTTAACCAAAAGCTTGGAAGGAAGGTGTATGATTCCGTTACAAGGTGATTCGTACGTTGTTGCGAAAACTTACAACGATAAGATTCTCATAAACATTCGTAATTATCGAAAAGTAGCTGAGAAGAAATATCCCACTAAACAAGGTGTGTCGCTTACACTCTCAAGATGGCTAGAGTTGAAATCTCAAAAAGACTACATTAACAGTATTTTTCAACTTGTAACAGATGGCGAATCGGTAGACGAAGAACTTATTCACTTAGGCGGAGGAGTGTACGTGACACTAAATTCAAAATATCCTAATGTAGACCTAAGACATTTCTGGAAACCTGAGGATTCGGATAAACCCGTTCCAACCAAACGTGgaataacattaaataaaatcaaatggaACAAACTTTGTGATGTCATGACTATTATGACTGACTTTGTTCCAGAACTTAATAATGCTATCGTGTGTGAGTATACTCACTACAATGAAATGGAACTTCAGAAATGTTCTGAATGTCATCCATTTAGTGACGAAGATGAAGAGGAAGTATCTCAAAATCAGGAGGGGGATTTTCAGATAATGAAACCCATTATCATGCATGATCATGAATCTGAATAA
- the LOC139494295 gene encoding uncharacterized protein F54H12.2-like, whose protein sequence is MAFLSEDNKEIGLPMELSIFAFPPNQVAIDKITYTEERPISNLINDSTPIEIVISGAGNDYIDLRKSRLFVKLQILKEDGSYLQPKEKTGIINLPLQSMFSHIDVYMNNKLVSANSNNYPWKSYFKVILSSGSDEQNSQLQSQLFMKDDDPMDSLTLNAGYVNRYEYTKESRTFELESNLMEDALLLDKYLISGVDIYMKLFRSSAPFLLMSGEAKPNYKVKILDVFYRTARVKVDPGVILNHRRQIQESPAKYLINRSNVIQNVIPLGSTEFYWDSLFPKSLPSKVVFGLVPQKAINGDYTANPFNFQHFNMSCITLKVNGVEVYGSPLNMDFSNNRNYTAAYVRLFEICDKWQKDTGLNISLNDFGNGYTFIVFSLDPSDFQEDFLNLVKHGNAGLEIRFSVPTTEVVNCMCYYQSQAILTCDETRNINIVEP, encoded by the coding sequence ATGGCTTTTTTGAGTGAAGATAATAAGGAAATTGGCCTTCCAATGGAACTTTCAATATTTGCTTTTCCCCCTAACCAAGTGGCCatagataaaataacatataCAGAGGAAAGGCCAATATCTAATCTGATTAATGATTCCACACCCATTGAAATAGTAATCTCAGGAGCTGGTAATGATTACATTGACTTGAGAAAAAGTCGTCTTTTtgttaaattacaaattttaaaagaagACGGATCTTACCTGCAACCAAAGGAAAAAACGGGAATTATTAATTTACCGTTACAGAGTATGTTTTCACACATTGATGTATACATGAACAACAAATTAGTATCGGCTAATTCTAACAATTATCCATGGAAATCGTACTTCAAAGTTATACTGTCTTCGGGAAGCGATGAACAAAATTCTCAACTTCAAAGTCAGCTTTTTATGAAGGATGATGACCCTATGGATTCGTTGACATTAAATGCTGGATATGTTAACAGATATGAATACACAAAAGAGTCTAGGACATTCGAATTAGAAAGTAATTTGATGGAAGATGCATTACTTTTGGATAAGTACTTGATTAGTGGCGTGGACATTTACATGAAACTGTTCCGTTCCAGTGCTCCTTTTTTACTGATGTCCGGAGAAGCAAAACCAAATTACAAGGTTAAAATATTAGACGTGTTCTATAGAACTGCTAGGGTTAAAGTGGATCCGGGTGTTATTTTGAATCATAGGCGTCAAATTCAAGAATCTCCAGCtaaatatttgattaacagaAGTAACGTAATACAAAATGTCATACCTCTAGGATCAACAGAATTTTACTGGGATTCTTTATTTCCGAAATCTCTACCTTCTAAAGTTGTGTTCGGACTTGTTCCTCAAAAGGCAATAAATGGTGATTATACGGCCAATCCTTTCAATTTTCAACACTTTAACATGTCATGTATTACTTTGAAAGTCAATGGTGTGGAAGTGTATGGATCACCTCTTAACATGGATTTTAGCAACAACAGAAATTACACAGCAGCATATGTAAGACTTTTTGAAATATGCGATAAATGGCAGAAGGATACAGgattaaatatttctttgaatGATTTTGGGAATGGTTATACGTTCATAGTGTTTTCCTTAGATCCTTCTGATTTCCAAGAAGATTTTCTCAATTTGGTAAAACACGGAAATGCTGGATTAGAAATACGGTTTAGCGTACCCACAACAGAGGTTGTGAATTGCATGTGCTATTACCAATCGCAAGCCATTTTGACATGTGACGAGACAAGAAATATAAACATAGTGGAACCATGA
- the LOC139495670 gene encoding uncharacterized protein: MAFWIVHFLVLLLVLNAEGQIDCKYETAIANCFCSTEINILQNVRIIEIQSESCNCTINFLKAQEQPPTVVHVFNKLCNWLCNEIECVPDNILPEEEKTTRKQEITTVHVPDNVLQNSQLEMTNKQKKSTTLTTNQIQDKTIMKYGDKMSSTMETAMIAFWAGCGIFGMFTFLSVLKWILQLKRNTTYLPLHQPLDNTTITADRHQISQTQTSFLSMISSTVPPSLTPPPTSTPDYSIDRLPVFFI, encoded by the exons ATGGCATTTTGGATCGTACATTTTCTTGTGTTATTGTTAGTTTTAAACGCAGAAGGACAGATAGATTGTAAATATGAAACGGCAATTGCCAACTGCTTCTGTAGTACAGAAATAAACATTCTTCAAAACGTCAGAATTATTGAAATTCAGTCGGAAAGTTGTAATTGTACCATCAATTTTCTTAAGGCACAAGAGCAACCGCCAACAGTGGTACACGTGTTCAACAAATTATGCAATTGGCTTTGCAATGAGATAGAATGTG taCCAGACAATATTTTACCAGAGGAAGAAAAAACAACTAGGAAACAGGAAATAACTACAGTTCATG tACCAGACAATGTTTTACAGAATTCTCAATTGGAAATGACTAACAAACAGAAAAAGTCTACAACACTGACTACAAATCAAA tacaggacaaaacaataatgaaatatgGTGACAAGATGTCAAGCACCATGGAAACTGCTATGATAG CATTCTGGGCAGGGTGTGGAATTTTTGGGATGTTTACATTCTTGTCTGTCCTGAAATGGATACTACAACTGAAACGAAACACTACATATTTGCCATTACACCAACCGCTAGACAACACCACCATAACAGCTGACAGACACCAGATATCTCAAACACAGACCTCTTTTTTGAGTATGATTTCCTCTACTGTCCCGCCATCACTCACTCCACCTCCGACATCAACACCCGACTATTCCATAGACAGACTTCctgtttttttcatttga
- the LOC139495671 gene encoding uncharacterized protein — MESVIKQEVPVRTPEQTRSTNVPLEPVQQQPPNRNTQNIASEFEMVEHLNNIMSTKIEDLAIKIAYNAHILTIQKRKLKEEISFKKHLKMRKRMLLERRTNGI; from the exons ATGGAATCTGTCATAAAACAGGAAGTACCAGTTAGAACCCCTGAACAGACCAG ATCTACTAATGTGCCTTTGGAACCTGTGCAACAACAGCCACCTAATAGAAATACCCAGAACAT AGCTTCAGAATTTGAGATGGTGGAACATTTAAACAATATAATGAGTACAAAAATCGAAGATTTAGCCATCAAGATAGCATACAATGCCCACATATTGACAATACAAAAGAGAAAGTTGAAAGAggaaattagttttaaaaaacatttaaaaatgagaaaaagaatGCTATTAGAAAGAAGAACAAATGGCATATAA